The genomic window ACGGCCGTCCGAGCCTGCCACCGCAGGTGCTGGCCGCGACCGTGGTGCTGCAGAGTCTGTACGGGTTGTCGGACTTCGAGACGGTCCAGGAACTGCGGTGTGACCTGCGATGGAAGGCGGCCTGCGGGCTCGGCCTGTATGACACGGCGTTCGACCCGTCGCTGCTGACGTACTTCCGGCGCCGACTGCGTCACTCGGCCGATCCGACGCGGATCTTCACCAAGGTCAAAGAGGTCGTGGCCGCGACCGGCGTGCTCAAGGGCAAGCAGCGGCGGGCTCTGGACTCCACCGTGCTCGATGACGCGGTGGCCACCCAGGACACCGTTACCCAGATCATCTCCGCGGTCCGCCGGGTAATCCGCGAGGTCCCCGGAGGCGGGGAGACCGTGGAGCAGTGGTGCACGGCGCACGATTACACCGACCCGGGCAAGCCGAGGATCGCCTGGGACGACGAGCAAGCGCGTGCCGCGTTGGTCGACGCGCTGGTCGCCGACGCCCTCAACCTGCTCGGACGCCTGCCTGAACAGGAACTCGGCGAGAGGGCGGCGAACGCGGTCGGTTTGCTGGCCCTGGTCGCGGGCCAGGACGTGGAGCCGGCCGATGACTCCGACGGGCGTGACGGCCGCTGGCGCATCGCGAAGCGCACGGTGGCGGACCGGACGGTGTCCACCGTCGATCCCGACGCACGGCACATCCACAAGAACCGAACCCGCCACCAGGACGGCTTCAAAGGACATGCGTCCGTCGAGCCGGAGACTGGACTGTTCACCGCGGTTGCCCTCACCAGCGGCAACGGCCCCGACAACCACGAGGCCGCTGTCGCCTGCGATCTGCTGGCCGACGAGGACGAGGGCCAGGAGTTAACCGTGCTCGGCGATTCCGCCTACGGCACCGGCCATCTGCGCGCACAGTTGCAGGCCGACGGCCACACCCTGGTGATCAAGCCGCCACCGCTGCGGCAGGCCGTCCCCGGCGGCTTCACCATCGACGACTTCCACATCGACACAGCGGCCGGCACCGCGACCTGCCCGGCCGGCCACACCGCCAACCTCGGACAGGTCAAAGCAGACGGTGCCCGCACCGCCCAATTCAAACGCCTCTGCACCGACTGCCCGCTGCGCGGACGCTGCACCACATCCAAGACCGGACGCACCCTCAACGTCCACCCCAAGCACGAACTGCTGGCCACCGCCCGGACACAGGCTGCCACCGATGTGGCCTGGCAGGACGAATACCGCAGATGGCGGCCACCAGTTGAACGCGCCATCGCCTGGCTGGTCGCCAAAGGCAACCGCCGCGTCCCGCACCGGGGCGTCATCGCCAACAACATCTGGCTCCATCACCGCGCTGCCGCCCTCAACCTCCGCCGACTGATCAACCTCGGACTCACCCGAGCCAACGGCAACTGGCACCTCACCCCGGCCACCGCATAACGAAAGAGCCGCCCGGCCCACAGCCGAGCAGCCCCTCAACCAAGATTTTCAGCAGCCTTCTAGGCCCCCAGCACCCGCCGCAGGTAGTCGTTCCCGAACACCCGATCGGGATCGAGCCGGTCGCGCAGTGCCGTGAACTCGCCGAAGCGCGGATACACCCGATCGAAGTACTCCGCGTCGCGTGTGTGCACCTTGCCCCAGTGCGGACGCCCCTCATGCGCGGTCATGATCCGCTCGACCGCGGTGAAGTACGAGCGGTACGGCGTCCCTTTGTACATGTGCACCGCGATGTACGCGCTCTCGCGGCCCGAGGCCGTCGACAGTGTGATGTCGTCCGCAGGGGCGGTCCGCACCTCGACCGGGAAACTGATCCGCAGCGGCGAGCGCTCGATCATCGTCTTCAGTTCGCGCAGCGCGCCGACCGCGGCCTCCCTCGGAAGCGCGTATTCCATCTCGACGAAGCGCACCCTGCGGGGACTTGTGAAGACCTTGTAGGGAATATCCGTGTACGTGCGGGCGGAGAGCGCGCGGCTGGAGAGCCGCGCGATCGCGGGGATCGAGGCCGGCACCGCACGGCCGACCGAATTGACCACCTGGAAAAGACCGTTGGAGAGCAGCTCGTCCTCGATCCAGCCGCTGACCGACCCGGGCGGGGCGAGGGGACCGGTGCTGCGGTTGTTGCGCTTGGTGTTGCAGTTGCCCGTGTGGGGGAACCAGTAGAACTCGAAGTGCTCGTTCTCCGCGTGCAGCTGGTCGAACTCGGCCATGACCCGGTCGAACGGCATCGGCTCCTCGCGGGCCGAGAGCAGGAACAGCGGCTCCACGGCGAAGGTGATCGCGCTGATGACCCCCAGTGCGCCCAGGCCGATCCGGGCCGCCGCGAAGACCTCGCGTTCCTCGGCGGTCCCCTTCTCGGAGCAGCGCAGCAGCGAGCCGTCCGCCGTGATCAGCTCAAGGCCCCTGATCTGCGCGGCGATCGAGCCCGAGTCGCGGCCGGTGCCGTGCGTCCCGGTGCTGGTCGCGCCCGCGGCGGTCTGCTCCATGATGTCGCCCATGTTCGTGAGCGACAGGTCCTCGCGGGCGAGCGCGGCGTTGAGCCGCTTCAGGGGTGTGCCCGCCTCGACGGTCACCGTCATCGCCGTACGGTCGATCTCGCGGATGCCGGTGAGCAGGTCCGGGCGGATCAGGACGCCGTCGGTCGCGGCGATCGACGTGAACGAGTGCCCCGTGCCGACCGTCTTCACCCGCAGGCCGTCCTCGGCCGCGCGGCGTACGGCGTCGGCCAGTTCACCGGCGCTGGCGGGGAACACCTCCCGCATCGGACGGGCGGACACCGTACCCGCCCAGTTACGCCACGCGTTCCCCGCCCTGGTGCTGGTCCTGGATGTGCCCGTCATCCTGCCCCTCCCGCGTCGGCACCGGCCTGCGCAGCCGGCGGTACCCCAGGAACGCCACGACCGCCGCGAGCGCTCCCGCCACCGCGGGCACCGCGTACGCCGCACCGGCGCCGTGCGCGTCCACCACCCAGCCGGCGGCCGACGAGCCGAGCGCCACGCCGACCGCGAGCCCGGTACCCGTCCAGGTCATGCCCTCGGTCAGCTTGGTGCGCGGTACGTGCGCTTCGACAAGGGCCATGGTCGTCACCATCGTCGGTGCGATGGCCAGGCCGGCGACGAAGAGCGCCACGGCCAGGATCGGCAGGTTCCCGGCCAGTTGGAGGGGGATCATACTCACGGCCATCGCACAGACACCCAGGACCCACCTGCGCGACGCCTCGCCCTTGAGATGGAGCAGCCCGAAGACCGCTCCGGCGAGGCAGGAGCCCAGCGCGTACACCGCGAGGACCAGGCTCGCGGCCGCCTTGTGGCCCTGCTCCTCGGCGAAGGCGACCGTCACCACGTCCACCGCACCGAAGATCGCTCCCGTCGCCACGAACGTCGCCACCAGGACCTGCAGACCGGGGGAGCGGAGCGCCGAGCCGCTCGTGTGCTGCTCGCGCGGGTGCGGCACGGGCTCGGTGGCGCGCTGTGCCGTCAGCCACACCACGCCGACGACGAGGAACGCGGTGGCGATCAGCGGCCCCGCCTCCGGGAACCAGATCGTCGACAGCCCGATCGAGATGATCGGGCCCACGATGAAGCACACCTCGTCGGCGATCGACTCGAATGCGTACGCGGTGTGCAGCTCGCGCGGCGAGCCCCGGTAGATCTCCGCCCAGCGCGCCCTGGTCATCGCGCCGACGGCCGGGATGCAGCCCGCACAGGCGGTGAACGCGAACAGCGTCCAGTCCGGGGCGCCCTGCTGCGCGCAGACGAGCAGCCCCGAGACCGCTGCCACCGACACCAGCAGCGCCGGCCGCATCACCCTGCGCTGACCGTGCCGGTCGACCAGCCGGGAGACCTGGGGGCCGAGCACCGCCGCCGAGAGCGCGAGCGTCGCGGAGAGCGCGCCGGCCAGGCCGTAGCGGCCCGTCAGCTGGGAAATCATGGTCACGATGCCGATGCCCATCATGGACAGCGGCATCCGGCCGAAGAAGCCCGCTGCGGTGAACGCGAGGGTGCCGGGCGCGGCGAATATCGCGCGGTAGGGACTGGCCAAGGGGGGCGCTCCGTAGATCCATGTGGCGCGGGCGCGGAAGAGCGCTCCGTAAGGCGTGTGACGTGCGCGTACAGCTTACGGGTTAGGCAACCCTTACTCCAGTGCGGTTTCCTGCCTGTCAGCGGCGGGTGGGAGGATCGCACCATGGCCGAACAGCTCGATCCCGCTCCGTGCGACCCAGCTCCCTATGACGCCCTGCTGCTGCTCTCCTTCGGCGGACCCGAAGGCCCGGACGATGTGGTTCCGTTCCTGGAGAACGTGACGCGGGGCCGGGGCATCCCCAAAGAGCGGCTGAAAGAGGTCGGCCGGCACTACTTCCTGTTCGGCGGGGTCAGCCCGATCAACGACCAGAACCGGGCCCTGCTCGAAGCCCTCCGGAAGGACTTCGCGGGCGCCGGTCTCGAGCTGCCGGTCTACTGGGGCAACCGGAACTGGACGCCGTATCTCACCGACACCCTGCGGGAGATGGTGCTCGACGGGCGCCGCCGCGTCGCGGTCCTCGCGACCAGCGCCTACGCCTCGTACTCGGGCTGCAGGCAGTACCGGGAGAATCTCGCCGACGCGCTCTCCGTCCTGGAGGCCGAAGGGCTCCCGCTGCCGCGCGTCGACAAGCTGCGGCACTACTTCAACCACCCCGGATTCGTCGGGCCCATGGTCGAGGGCGTGCTGAAGTCCCTCGCGGACCTGCCCGCAGAGGTGCGGGCCGGGGCGCACCTCGCCTTCACCACCCACTCCATCCCGGACGACGCCGCCGACGCCTCGGGTCCCGTCGCGGAGCACGGCGAGGGCGGGGCGTACGTGAAGCAGCACCTCGACGTCGCACGGGTCATCGCCCGGGCCGTGCGGGAGGAGACGGGGACCGAGCACCCCTGGCAGCTCGTCTACCAGTCGCGCAGCGGGGCCCCGCACATCCCCTGGCTGGAGCCGGACATCTGCGACCACCTGGAGGAGCTGCACGGGGCAGGGGTCCCGGCGGTCGTGATGGTGCCGATCGGCTTCGTGTCGGACCACATGGAGGTCCTGTACGACCTGGACACGGAGGCCGCCGCCAAGGCCGCCGAGCTGGGGCTGCCGGTGCGGCGCTCCGCGACGGTGGGCGCGGACCCGCGGTTCGCGGCGGCGGTGCGGGAGCTGGTCCTGGAGCGCGCCGCGACCGAGCGTGGCGCCGTCGTCGAGCGGTGTGCGCTGGGGGCGCTCGGGCCCTCGCACGACCTGTGTCCGATCGGCTGCTGCCCGGCCCGCAGCGAGCGGCCCGCCGCGGCGGGCGCCGACAGTCCGTACGCCTGAGGAGTCCTTCCCATGACCGACCCGCTGTTGGGTGAGCTGCTGTCCCTGGCCCTGGAAGCCGGCGGCAGGGCCGGGGCGCTGCTGCGTGACGGCAGGCCGGACGATCTGGCCGTGGCGGCGACCAAGTCCAGTCCGATCGACGTCGTCACCGAGATGGACATCGCCGCGGAGAAACTGATCACCGGCTTCCTGTCGGACGCCCGGCCGGACGACGGCTTCCTCGGCGAGGAGGGCGCGTCGGCGGAGGGCACCAGCGGTGTCCGGTGGGTGATCGATCCGCTCGACGGCACCGTGAACTACCTTTACGGGCTGCCCACATGGGCGGTGTCCATCGCGGCCGAACGGGACGGCGAGACGGTCGCCGGGGTCGTCGTGGTGCCGATGCGGGGCGAGACGTACCACGCGGTGCTCGGCGGCGGCGCGTTCTGCGGGGACCGGCGGCTGCGCTGCCGGCCCGCGCCGCCGCTGGACCAGGCGCTGGTCTCGACCGGTTTCAACTATGTGCAGTCCGTCCGCAGCCACCAGGCGGACGTCGCGCAGCGGCTGATCCCGCGCCTCCGGGACATCCGGCGCGGCGGCTCGGCCGCCGTCGACCTGTGCGATGTCGCGGCAGGCCGGCTCGACGGCTACTACGAGCGGGGTCTGCACCCGTGGGACCTCGCCGCGGGTGACCTCATCGCCCGCGAGGCAGGCGCCCTCACCGGCGCGCGCCCCGGCGAGCCGCCGTCCGGCGATCTGACGATCGCGGCGTCCCCGGGCGTCTTCGAGCCGCTCCAGCGGCTCCTGGACGATTTCGGCGCCTGGCACGACTGACCCTGCGGGGCGGGGCCCGGGGGGTGCGGCTCGGCCCCACGTGCCCGGCACTCCGCGTGCCCAGCACCCCGGTCGGCCCCGGGCCCGGTCGGCCGGTGACTGGTCGGCCCGGTTGCCCGTGCCGGGCGGGCGTGGTGCGGCTGCCGCCGGTGGGGGGCGGGGGCGGGGCCCCTCCGGGCTCGACGTCTCGGCGGCGGCGCGCAGCTCTGCCGGGTTGTGCACCGGCGCAGGCCGCCGCCCGTACGGGGTAGCCCTGCACGGCCCCGCCCCGGGGTGGTCGCCGACTGCGGACCGTGGATCCTCCACCTGTCCGCGGGTATGCGTCCCGCTGCGCGGAAGCCAGGCTTCTTGCACCCAGCGGCGTGCCCCGGGCGCTCCGGGCATGCGGAAGGGCCCGGCGCCACAGGGTGGCGGCGGGCCCTTCCGGAGGTGGTCAGGCGCTCGCGGCGCCGACTTCCACGCCGTGCTCGGCGGCAAGGCGACGCAGGTCGTCCAGCTCGGCCTGCTCGACATCCGCCAGGAAGTCGTCGCCCGTTTCGCGAGCCCTCGTGAGGTCGGTTTCCGTGGCCTTGATGCGCTGCAGAAGACCTGCGGTGAATGCGTCCATGGTTTGCGCCCCCTCGTCGTGGGTCGGTGGCACACGGGGTGTGCCTACGGCGGGTTGATCACGCTCCCTCTCTGGGGGACAGAGAGCGGGCTGTGGCGTGCCACATACATGGCGTGATCGCGGGTGTGCAGTCGTCCTCCCCAGGCACACCCTCAGAGAAACCTCAACTCGAGCGGCAATCCATTCAATTCCCGGTGCCCCCAGGAGGCCTGCATCCGCCTTACATCCGGTTTACGCGCGTAAGGGGCAGGATGGAGACACACAGTCGGTGCCGGCCCGTACGACACGGCTGCCCTGATCACGGCGGCAGCGGGACGGGTCCCAGAGGAAGGATCAACCACGTGCGCGTACTCGTCGTCGAGGACGAGCAACTGCTCGCCGATGCGGTGGCCACCGGGCTGCGCCGGGAGGCCATGGCGGTCGACGTCGTGTACGACGGCGCCGCCGCCCTGGAGCGCATCGGGGTCAACGACTACGACGTGGTCGTACTCGACCGCGACCTCCCGTTCGTCCACGGCGACGACGTCTGCCGCAGGATCGTCGAACTGGGCATGCCCACGCGCGTCCTGATGCTCACCGCCTCCGGTGACGTCAGCGACCGCGTCGAGGGCCTGGAGCTCGGTGCGGACGACTACCTTCCGAAGCCGTTCGCCTTCACCGAGCTCACCGCCCGCGTGCGGGCGCTCGGCCGGCGTACGACCGTGCCGCTGCCGCCCGTCCTCGAGCGCGCCGGCATCAAGCTGGACCCGAACCGCCGCGAGGTCTTCCGCGAGGGCAAGGAGGTCCAGCTCGCCCCGAAGGAGTTCGCCGTGCTGGAGGTCCTCATGCGCAGCGAGGGCGCGGTCGTCTCGGCCGAGCAACTGCTGGAGAAGGCATGGGACGAGAACACGGACCCGTTCACCAACGTCGTACGGGTCACGGTCATGACCCTGCGTCGCAAACTCGGTGAGCCGCCCGTCATCGTGACGGTCCCCGGCTCCGGCTACCGGATCTGATCCCGTGGCCGCGGCACCCGCGCCCCCTCAGGCGCCCCCGAAACCCACCTGGGCCCCCGGCGAGCCGGTGCGGCCCTGGTTCAGGCCCACCATCCGGATACGGCTCACGCTGCTCTACGGCGGCATGTTCCTGATCGCCGGGATCCTGCTGCTCTCGATCATCTATCTGCTCGCCGCCCAGGCCGTGCAGGTGGGCAGCCAGCTGCCGTTCAAGATCGTCGACGGCAGTGTGACCAGCGAGGTGTGCAACTTCCCGGACAAGGCGCCGCCCGCCCAGTTCAACGAGGCGATGAACTCCTGCGTGAACGAGCAGCGCCAGCACGCCCTGGACGAGCTGCTCACCCGCTCCCTCTTCGCCCTCGTCGGCCTCAGCGTCATCGCGTTCGCCTTCGGCTACGCCATGGCGGGCCGCGTCCTCTCCCCGCTCGGACAGATCACCCGCACCGCGCGCCGCGTGGTCGGCTCCGACCTCTCCCGGCGGATCGAGCTGGACGGCCCCGACGACGAGCTGAAGGAGCTCGCCGACACCTTCGACGAGATGCTGGAGCGGCTGGAGCGGGCCTTCACGGCGCAGCAGCGGTTCGTGGCCAACGCCTCGCACGAGCTGCGTACGCCGCTGGCGATCAACCGCACGCTCCTGGAGGTGCATCTCTCCGACCCCGGCGCCCCCGACGAGCTGCGGCAGCTCGGCAAGACCCTGCTCGCCACCAATGAGCGCAGCGAGCAGCTCGTGGAGGGCCTCCTGCTGCTCGCCCGCAGCGAGAACCAGATCGTCGAGCGCAAACCGGTCGACCTCGCCGAGGTCGCCACCCGCGCCGTCGACCAGGCCCGCAGTGAGGCGGAGGCCAAGGGCGTGGAGTTCCGCGGCAGGCGTGCCCCCGTCGTCGTCCAGGGCAACGGCGTCCTGCTGGAGCGGATCGCCCTGAACCTGGTCCAGAACGCCGTGCGCTACAACGTGCGGGAGGGCGGCTGGGTGGAGGTCACCACCGAGCTCTCGCACGGGCAGGCGGTGCTGGTGGTGTCCAACACGGGCCCGGTGGTCCCGGCGTACGAGATCGACAATCTCTTCGAGCCGTTCCGGCGGCTGCGCCAGGAGCGGACCGGCAGCGACAAGGGCGTCGGGCTCGGCCTGTCGATCGCCCGATCCGTCGCGCGCGCCCATGGTGGCCGTATCATCGCGGAGCCGCGCGAGGGCGGCGGTCTCGTGATGCGTGTCTTCCTGCCCGTCTGACGTCGTACGACGTGCTACGACGGGTGACCGGGGGACACGGCAGCGAAGCCGTCGGCAGCCGTCGGCAGCCTTCGGCCGAAAAAACTTCTCTGTTCGCTTTACGCGGAATTTTCGGGACTCGCGCCCGTGAATCCTCTGTGTGATCGATCACAGGAGCGAATTTCCGGCCATCTACTCTCCGTGATCGGAAATCCTGCGGAACGCCGGTAAAAGTCCGGGTTTTCAGGGGTCCGAATCACGGGAAGTACACGGGGTGGCGCCCGTGCAGTGCGACATTCGGACCGTGTACGGTCCCGATCGCCATCCAACCCGATCACTCTTGAGGGGTCCGGTTGGGTGTCGATTGAGTAACAGACCTTGATGTGAGGCAAAATCTCCGCCTCGGGTCGGGCACAAGTCCGGCCTCTCACGCGTTACGTGCGCTGGAGACACCGCAGACACCCAGAGGGGGAGAGCGACATGGCAACGGATTACGACACCCCACGCAAGACCGATGACGACCTCAACGAGGACAGCATCGAAGAGCTCAAGGCTCGTCGGAACGACAAGACGACGTCGACCGTCGACGTCGACGAGTTCGAGGCCGCCGAAGGTCTGGAGCTGCCCGGGGCCGACCTCTCGAACGAGGAGCTGGCCGTCCGGGTGCTGCCCAAGCAGGCCGACGAGTTCACCTGCATGAGCTGCTTCCTCGTGCACCACCGCAGCCAGCTGGCCCGCGAGAAGAACGGCCAGCCGATCTGCCGCGACTGCGACTGAGGTCCGGCCGGCCGTGGCAGGCGAGACACCGCCCGGGAAGCGCTCCAGGAAGCTGGGGTTCCGGCGGAAGGGTTCCCCGGAGCCGGAGGCGCCCCAGGGCGGCTCCGCGCCGTGGGACGGCGCAGAGGTGCCGGACGGATCCGAGCAGGGGCACGCCGGCCGGCCGACCCTGCCCGGCGACGCACGTGACGACGAGCGGGGCCTCCCGGCCTCGCTCGAGGAAGAGACCCGGCCGGGGTCCCCGACCAGGGCCCGGCGCCGGGACAAGGTGCTGCACGGCGTGCGCAAGAGCGGCGACGCCGCCAAGGCGGCGCTCGGATTCGTGGCCGACCGGATGATCGACATCGCTCCGCGCATCCCGGTCCGCGACCTCGAGACGCTGCGCCGGCACTTCCCGGGCCTCGGCCCCGAGGAGATCGCCGACAAGCTCGTCGCGGGCGCCGCCAACGCCAGCTCGACCGTCGGCGCCGGCGTCGGCGCGGCGGCCATGCTGCCCGTCCCGCCGGCGATGCCCGCCGAGCTGGCCACGGAGATCATCGGCGTCGGCGCGATCGAGCTCAAGCTCATCGCCGAGCTGCACGAGGTCTACGGCCTCCGGCCGCCCGGCAATCTCACCGAGCGGGGCACCGCGTATCTGAGCTCCTGGTCGGACGAGCGCGGCATCGACGTGAAGAAACCGGTGACGATCAACGCGGCACTCGGCGGCCACATGAAACGCGAGCTGCGCCAGCAGATCATGAAGCGCACGGTCCGCAACATGCCGACCCTGATGCCGTTCATGGTCGGCGCCGCCGTCGGCGCCCTGATGAACCGGCGGGACACCAGGAAGCTCGCCAAGCGCATCCGCGAGGATCTGCGCCGTCACCAGGTGCCCTGGGACGCGCTGCCCGAGCTGCCCGGCCTGGAGAAGCCCAAGGGCGAGCTGCCGCCGGAGGTTCCGCCCGAGGCCCGCAAGTACCTGGGCCGCTGACACCCCGTGGCCGTTCCGCGCCGCCCCGGTGTCGACCGGCCCCGTGCCGCCCCGGACTAACCGGCCCGCACGGCCTCCAGCGCCGCCGCCAGCGACCGCGGGTCGCGGGTCGAGACGTAGACGTACGGGGTCGGGTCCTGCGGGTCCGTGACCGGCACACGCAGCGCCGTCGGTACGTAGCTGCGCAGGAGCATGTAGGCGCGCGGGTCGGCCTTGTAAGAGCGCCAGGCGCGCGCCTCCTCGGGGGCCAGGACCTCGGGCGCGCCGAGTGCCGAGACCGGGATGCGGGCGTCACCGGCGACCAGGGAGTCCGCGACCACCCTGATCCGCGCCGAGCCGTACGCGCTGACCGCGACCGCCGCCAGTGCGCCCGCGCCGATCAGCCCGGCGAGCATCGCCACCGTGCCCAGCGGAAGCAGCACCAGACCGCCGGAGAGCGCGACCATGACGGCGATCAGCCACCAGGAGCGCGGAGCGGTGAGACGTTCGTCGTAGCGCAGCGCGGACGGCTGGCCGTTGGGCGTCGCGGGAGGCGTGGCGGAGGACGGCATGGAACCAAGCTTGGCACGGCGCGACCTGCCGCAGGCCGCGCGGGTAAGGTCTGCGCCTGTGAGTACTGCACTGACCCCTCCGGCCGGCGCCCTACCGCCGGTACGGCACCCCGACGCGCCCGCCCCAGGCGAGCTCCTCGGCGCCCACTACGAGCACTGCTTCGGCTGCGGCGGCGAACAGCCCCACGGGCTGCACCTGGAGGCACGGGCCGGCGAGGGTGTGAGTCTCACCGCCGAGTTCACCGTCACCGCCGCCCACCAGGGGGCGCCGGGTCTCGCCCACGGCGGCGTACTGGCCACGGCGCTGGACGAGACGCTCGGCTCGCTGAACTGGCTGCTGCGCGTGATCGCGGTGACCGGACGGCTGGAGACCGACTTCGTGCGCCCCGTGCCGGTGGACACGGTGCTGTTCCTGGAGGCCGAGGTCACCGCGGTCAGCGGCCGCAAGATCTACTCCAGGGCGACCGGCCGGATCGGCGGCCCCGACGGCCCGGTCGCCGTGCGCGCCGAGGCCCTCTTCATCGAGGTCAAGGTCGACCACTTCATCGACAACGGCCGCCCGGCGGAGATCCGGGCCGCCATGGCCGACCCCGACCAGGTCAGGCGCGCCCGCGCCTTCGAGGTGAACCCCTGATGCGCACCCCCGTCGACGTACTGATCCGGCGCCTGGACCCGGAGGTGCCACTTCCGGCATACGGACATCCTGGCGATGCCGGTGCCGATCTGGTGACCACCGAGGCCGCCGAGCTCGCCCCCGGCGAACGGGCCGTTCTGCCCACCGGAGTGTCGATCGCGCTCCCCGACGGGTATGCGGCGTTCGTGCATCCCCGTTCCGGTCTGGCGGCCCGCTGCGGAGTCGCCCTCGTGAATGCCCCAGGGACGGTGGATGCCGGGTACCGTGGGGAGATCAAGGTGATCGTGGTCAATCTGGACCCGCGCGAGAGCGTGCGGTTCGAGCGGTTCGACCGGATTGCTCAACTGGTCGTCCAGCAGGTCGAGAAGGTGCGCTTCCACGAGGTGGCGGAGCTTCCCGGCTCGGCTCGGGCCGAGGGGGGCTTCGGGTCCACCGGCGGTCATGCCGCAGTGGGCGACTCGGCCGTGGGCGCACAGGGTGGGAATCGATACGCTTCGGTCGTATCCGACCGGGAAGGACAGTGACGTGTTCGGACGTCGCAAGAAGAGCGGTACCGCCGATGACGTGGCGGGCGAGGCCGAGCAGGTCGTCGACGAGCTCGACACGGAGGACACGGCGGCGGAGCAGGACGCGCCGCGCCGGGTGAACCTCCCGCCGGCGCCCAGGCCCGACGGCCCGTGGGACGTCTCCGAGGTCTCCAAGCCCGGTGAGGGCCGAGTGGACCTGGGCGGACTCTTCGTGCCCGGAGTCGAGGGCATGGAACTGCGCGTGGAGGTCGCCGGCGACGCGATCGTCGCCTCGACGGTCGTGCTGCGGGACAGTGCGATCCAGCTGCAGGCGTTCGCCGCGCCCAAGAAGGAAGGCATCTGGGGCGAGGTCCGCGAGGAGATCGCCTCCGGCATCACCCAGCAGGGCGGCGTCATCGACGA from Streptomyces sp. FIT100 includes these protein-coding regions:
- a CDS encoding D-arabinono-1,4-lactone oxidase, which codes for MTGTSRTSTRAGNAWRNWAGTVSARPMREVFPASAGELADAVRRAAEDGLRVKTVGTGHSFTSIAATDGVLIRPDLLTGIREIDRTAMTVTVEAGTPLKRLNAALAREDLSLTNMGDIMEQTAAGATSTGTHGTGRDSGSIAAQIRGLELITADGSLLRCSEKGTAEEREVFAAARIGLGALGVISAITFAVEPLFLLSAREEPMPFDRVMAEFDQLHAENEHFEFYWFPHTGNCNTKRNNRSTGPLAPPGSVSGWIEDELLSNGLFQVVNSVGRAVPASIPAIARLSSRALSARTYTDIPYKVFTSPRRVRFVEMEYALPREAAVGALRELKTMIERSPLRISFPVEVRTAPADDITLSTASGRESAYIAVHMYKGTPYRSYFTAVERIMTAHEGRPHWGKVHTRDAEYFDRVYPRFGEFTALRDRLDPDRVFGNDYLRRVLGA
- a CDS encoding inositol monophosphatase family protein — encoded protein: MTDPLLGELLSLALEAGGRAGALLRDGRPDDLAVAATKSSPIDVVTEMDIAAEKLITGFLSDARPDDGFLGEEGASAEGTSGVRWVIDPLDGTVNYLYGLPTWAVSIAAERDGETVAGVVVVPMRGETYHAVLGGGAFCGDRRLRCRPAPPLDQALVSTGFNYVQSVRSHQADVAQRLIPRLRDIRRGGSAAVDLCDVAAGRLDGYYERGLHPWDLAAGDLIAREAGALTGARPGEPPSGDLTIAASPGVFEPLQRLLDDFGAWHD
- a CDS encoding HAMP domain-containing sensor histidine kinase; the protein is MAAAPAPPQAPPKPTWAPGEPVRPWFRPTIRIRLTLLYGGMFLIAGILLLSIIYLLAAQAVQVGSQLPFKIVDGSVTSEVCNFPDKAPPAQFNEAMNSCVNEQRQHALDELLTRSLFALVGLSVIAFAFGYAMAGRVLSPLGQITRTARRVVGSDLSRRIELDGPDDELKELADTFDEMLERLERAFTAQQRFVANASHELRTPLAINRTLLEVHLSDPGAPDELRQLGKTLLATNERSEQLVEGLLLLARSENQIVERKPVDLAEVATRAVDQARSEAEAKGVEFRGRRAPVVVQGNGVLLERIALNLVQNAVRYNVREGGWVEVTTELSHGQAVLVVSNTGPVVPAYEIDNLFEPFRRLRQERTGSDKGVGLGLSIARSVARAHGGRIIAEPREGGGLVMRVFLPV
- a CDS encoding response regulator transcription factor, with protein sequence MRVLVVEDEQLLADAVATGLRREAMAVDVVYDGAAALERIGVNDYDVVVLDRDLPFVHGDDVCRRIVELGMPTRVLMLTASGDVSDRVEGLELGADDYLPKPFAFTELTARVRALGRRTTVPLPPVLERAGIKLDPNRREVFREGKEVQLAPKEFAVLEVLMRSEGAVVSAEQLLEKAWDENTDPFTNVVRVTVMTLRRKLGEPPVIVTVPGSGYRI
- a CDS encoding IS1182 family transposase, with protein sequence MQGEWAGEMVGPDVWETCRELIPVGTVFAFLAEHREVLFEPGMFADMYPSPNGRPSLPPQVLAATVVLQSLYGLSDFETVQELRCDLRWKAACGLGLYDTAFDPSLLTYFRRRLRHSADPTRIFTKVKEVVAATGVLKGKQRRALDSTVLDDAVATQDTVTQIISAVRRVIREVPGGGETVEQWCTAHDYTDPGKPRIAWDDEQARAALVDALVADALNLLGRLPEQELGERAANAVGLLALVAGQDVEPADDSDGRDGRWRIAKRTVADRTVSTVDPDARHIHKNRTRHQDGFKGHASVEPETGLFTAVALTSGNGPDNHEAAVACDLLADEDEGQELTVLGDSAYGTGHLRAQLQADGHTLVIKPPPLRQAVPGGFTIDDFHIDTAAGTATCPAGHTANLGQVKADGARTAQFKRLCTDCPLRGRCTTSKTGRTLNVHPKHELLATARTQAATDVAWQDEYRRWRPPVERAIAWLVAKGNRRVPHRGVIANNIWLHHRAAALNLRRLINLGLTRANGNWHLTPATA
- a CDS encoding ferrochelatase, whose product is MAEQLDPAPCDPAPYDALLLLSFGGPEGPDDVVPFLENVTRGRGIPKERLKEVGRHYFLFGGVSPINDQNRALLEALRKDFAGAGLELPVYWGNRNWTPYLTDTLREMVLDGRRRVAVLATSAYASYSGCRQYRENLADALSVLEAEGLPLPRVDKLRHYFNHPGFVGPMVEGVLKSLADLPAEVRAGAHLAFTTHSIPDDAADASGPVAEHGEGGAYVKQHLDVARVIARAVREETGTEHPWQLVYQSRSGAPHIPWLEPDICDHLEELHGAGVPAVVMVPIGFVSDHMEVLYDLDTEAAAKAAELGLPVRRSATVGADPRFAAAVRELVLERAATERGAVVERCALGALGPSHDLCPIGCCPARSERPAAAGADSPYA
- a CDS encoding MFS transporter, which translates into the protein MASPYRAIFAAPGTLAFTAAGFFGRMPLSMMGIGIVTMISQLTGRYGLAGALSATLALSAAVLGPQVSRLVDRHGQRRVMRPALLVSVAAVSGLLVCAQQGAPDWTLFAFTACAGCIPAVGAMTRARWAEIYRGSPRELHTAYAFESIADEVCFIVGPIISIGLSTIWFPEAGPLIATAFLVVGVVWLTAQRATEPVPHPREQHTSGSALRSPGLQVLVATFVATGAIFGAVDVVTVAFAEEQGHKAAASLVLAVYALGSCLAGAVFGLLHLKGEASRRWVLGVCAMAVSMIPLQLAGNLPILAVALFVAGLAIAPTMVTTMALVEAHVPRTKLTEGMTWTGTGLAVGVALGSSAAGWVVDAHGAGAAYAVPAVAGALAAVVAFLGYRRLRRPVPTREGQDDGHIQDQHQGGERVA
- a CDS encoding DUF4193 domain-containing protein; its protein translation is MATDYDTPRKTDDDLNEDSIEELKARRNDKTTSTVDVDEFEAAEGLELPGADLSNEELAVRVLPKQADEFTCMSCFLVHHRSQLAREKNGQPICRDCD